The Chryseolinea soli genome contains a region encoding:
- a CDS encoding phytanoyl-CoA dioxygenase family protein, whose translation MMESVKIAAASLAFWVGYYWYKLFDKTPWYSYLSLRKLFYTSNTQFNKRLSDRIAKQNPVYPITSANGVLGNLSQGDLASISQRIQQDGYYVFPTFLDDATIAYLTELSFRTKAKLIPKPAQGNAEDFFKRDEPQTIKYQYFEKDLVQDAVIQKLIADPSILAVSQAFLKSKPVLDLISMWWSTAVSSQASSEVAQLYHWDMERIKFLKFFFYLTDVDTNTGPHCYVKGSNNGFPEAVRRDGRIQDEEISKAYPADKLVEITGKRGAILAVDTSGFHKGKNLSRADRLLLQFEFANSLFGINTESFEIANPSPEFKKASTAYPFVFQRYLLK comes from the coding sequence ATGATGGAAAGCGTCAAAATAGCCGCTGCGAGCCTGGCTTTTTGGGTAGGCTACTATTGGTACAAACTCTTTGATAAAACCCCGTGGTACTCCTACCTAAGCCTGCGAAAATTATTCTATACCTCCAATACACAATTCAATAAACGGCTGAGCGATCGTATTGCCAAACAAAATCCCGTGTACCCGATCACGTCGGCAAATGGCGTGCTCGGAAACCTTTCGCAAGGCGATCTGGCCTCGATCAGCCAGCGCATCCAACAAGATGGCTACTATGTTTTCCCAACCTTTTTGGACGACGCCACGATCGCGTATCTAACGGAATTGTCGTTTCGCACAAAAGCCAAACTGATTCCCAAACCCGCACAGGGCAACGCCGAGGATTTCTTCAAACGCGACGAACCGCAGACCATCAAATATCAATATTTTGAAAAGGATCTGGTGCAGGATGCGGTTATTCAGAAACTCATTGCCGATCCCAGCATCCTTGCCGTATCCCAGGCCTTCCTGAAGTCCAAGCCCGTGTTGGATCTCATCTCGATGTGGTGGTCCACAGCCGTGAGTTCACAAGCCTCTTCCGAAGTGGCGCAGCTCTATCACTGGGACATGGAGCGGATCAAATTCCTGAAATTTTTCTTTTACCTCACCGACGTAGATACCAACACCGGCCCGCACTGCTATGTGAAGGGCTCCAATAACGGTTTCCCCGAAGCGGTTCGCCGCGACGGACGCATCCAGGACGAGGAGATCAGCAAAGCTTATCCGGCCGATAAACTTGTGGAGATCACCGGAAAGCGAGGCGCTATCCTGGCCGTGGACACCAGCGGATTTCACAAGGGGAAAAACCTGAGCCGCGCAGATCGCTTGCTCCTTCAATTTGAGTTTGCCAACAGTTTGTTCGGCATCAACACCGAGAGTTTCGAAATCGCCAACCCGTCACCCGAATTTAAAAAAGCATCAACGGCATATCCCTTTGTTTTTCAAAGGTACTTGTTAAAATAA
- a CDS encoding polysaccharide biosynthesis C-terminal domain-containing protein, translated as MSKSLGDISFQRIKGTLFNFACRSAGIFAKFLLIVYISKNMSLEDLGLYNIIAVTVAWSVYVVGFEFYAYSLRHIVGETTTVISSHVFNQVIFHMAGYSVLFVLSPVLVAFDFVPLALLPYFVLITVFDQLSQECFRICVALERSQFANFIHFIKSGLWVYPLLLLPYFFNQDISVHLILSAWLAGTIVAFGIGALKLARLNVLNFRGVRMDFGWIKQGAVVAFPFFIISISQLTMDFSDRYLIDFFLTKTDVGIYSFYYGIANVPITLITSVLVSQYYPRIINIYKFPTPEKERKRVARKFMVQCLGLAVVTSGASFILIQFLLKFIGRQQLLDNIDLFYLMLVQVMLFAIQVVIQTVLYARHEDKYLLYSALAAAVMNIVINLLLVPAIGVNGAAIATILSMALMLVARLYKLRSMKNTNEKYGAV; from the coding sequence TTGTCGAAATCTTTGGGCGATATTTCATTTCAGAGAATTAAAGGAACGCTGTTTAATTTTGCTTGCCGGTCGGCCGGGATCTTTGCGAAATTTTTGCTGATCGTCTACATCAGCAAAAACATGTCGCTGGAAGACCTGGGTTTGTATAACATCATCGCCGTAACCGTGGCGTGGTCTGTTTACGTGGTCGGTTTCGAGTTTTATGCCTATTCACTTCGTCATATCGTGGGTGAAACAACAACGGTAATCTCCAGTCATGTTTTCAACCAGGTGATCTTTCACATGGCGGGATATTCCGTTTTGTTTGTGCTGAGTCCCGTGCTGGTTGCGTTCGATTTTGTGCCGCTTGCGCTGCTTCCCTATTTCGTGCTCATCACCGTGTTCGACCAATTGTCGCAGGAATGTTTTCGGATTTGTGTGGCCCTGGAGCGGTCGCAGTTTGCCAACTTCATTCATTTTATAAAAAGCGGCCTGTGGGTGTATCCCCTGTTGTTGCTGCCCTATTTTTTTAACCAGGACATCAGTGTCCATCTCATCCTGAGTGCCTGGCTGGCCGGCACCATCGTCGCCTTTGGTATCGGCGCGTTGAAGCTGGCGCGATTGAATGTGCTGAATTTTCGCGGCGTCCGAATGGACTTCGGTTGGATCAAACAGGGCGCGGTCGTGGCGTTCCCCTTCTTCATCATCTCCATCTCCCAGTTGACGATGGATTTTTCTGATCGCTACCTCATCGATTTCTTCTTAACCAAAACGGATGTGGGCATCTATAGCTTCTACTATGGTATTGCCAACGTACCCATCACGTTGATCACCAGCGTGCTGGTTTCCCAGTATTATCCCCGGATCATCAACATCTATAAATTCCCCACGCCCGAAAAGGAGCGAAAGCGCGTCGCACGAAAGTTCATGGTGCAGTGTCTGGGGCTGGCCGTCGTCACGAGCGGAGCGTCTTTTATTTTGATCCAGTTTTTGTTGAAATTCATTGGCCGTCAGCAACTGCTGGATAACATCGACTTGTTCTACCTGATGTTGGTGCAGGTGATGTTGTTCGCCATCCAGGTGGTGATCCAAACGGTGTTGTACGCCCGGCATGAAGACAAATATTTATTGTACAGCGCACTGGCAGCAGCCGTGATGAATATTGTCATCAACCTGCTTTTGGTTCCTGCGATCGGCGTAAACGGCGCAGCCATCGCCACGATCCTGTCGATGGCGTTGATGTTGGTGGCGCGCTTGTACAAACTAAGAAGTATGAAAAACACAAACGAGAAATATGGAGCAGTTTGA